GCCTCAAAATTTTCAAGTCTCTATACTTTTGCTTCGGAAACATGACCAATGAGAATGTTACTTGTTAAGCATTTCCATTTCTTTCCGTAAGTTTTCCTAGAAAATATCTCACTTTTTCCCCCCTGACATGAAATGGTTCAAAGTCGAGCATTTCAGATAATTTTCCAGTGTGAGTTACATTGCCTAGATACAGCAAGGGCATTATCCATCTATGGCATTTGTACTTGATAGAATGATAGTGACGTACCAGTCATGGTTATGGCTCCTAATTTGAAGTTTCCAGTCAGCATCGTATAATTACTTACGACGAAATAAGAAGCACCATTTCATGGGCCATAAGGATATTTTAGTGATTATGTAAGCCCTAGACGTGTGACTTATTCAGGATGGTGGGCCCTTCTGGTAACTGGGTCTTGCTTTAAGATATCCTTGCATCAGAGATGACCAAATTAAATATCCTAAACTTTAAGTATGTGGACTATTTTGTCCAGAGCAtttgccttttcttttacttgacCAACTAATCCAAAACAATAATTCTGGCTGAATGGCTTTACATAAGTGAACTCTGTGACACAATGAAGGCAGACAAGACCCATATATGCAGAATCAATGAAACGTTAGGGCTATTCACCTACTCAAAAGAGATCTCTGCATCCGATACAAATTTCCTTGACATGTACCAAGAGACCACATAACTACCCAAGGACCTTTATTCACCTTGTAAAAGTTTTAAAGGCCCACCAAGTTGTCTAGTATGCAGTTCACAGATTACTAACAGAGTTGTTTTGACGAaatgtttatttatgaatataGTTTAATAGGCTAGACAAACAATCTCTATATATGCCAACCAGTTTGCTACATGAGTTAGCTTCTAAAGCAGGCTAGGTGACCAAAAAATCTTCTGCACGGCAACTTAGTTGGCAGAGCAATAGGGTCTTTTATGTTGGCCATGTAACTGGTTACTCATACGGTAATTTTAGTGGGAAACTATATGCAATCTTCCAATATAACTTCATTCTCAAACTTTACCAAAATTCGGGCTTCGTTTTGCCATATGGTATCATAGATTCGGTCTTCGATGAACTGCAGAGAGGAGGCCGGAGTGTGATTGCCCTAGATGTCTTTGGTTTGTGGCTTTCTAAAGCCAAGGGTCCTCTGTTTTAGAGCTATAGGCTCTGAAGCCTGCAGGGCTTGGTTCTTTTGCCCCGTGGAGAGATGATGTGGCCGATCCAAGTTACCCAAATTTTGGTATCCTCATGTTACTAACTGTCCATCGTCAACATCATCCACATGGCCAAACTTGTACTGGACTTTTGATGCAGGAGACTGACATTACATAAGGGAGATTTTGGTGGGGGAACAGTCAACTCGTAAGTTTTAGGGTACTCTAGCAGAATTGTTCATGGTATTGTAGCATTTAGTAAAGTTATATGAATATTTTGACTGTCCTTTCTACTTAAGTTGTGGCATTGTCTGAGATTAAAGTGCTTAATGCTGAGATTGTTTTCAGAGTTAGGAGCACCATAAGGGGATCATCACAAATTTGTTGTTGGTCTTACAGACAATGTGGTTGACCTTGAGTGCTTCCTCCCACTACCTGGAAGCCCACGGCCTCATTTCATCTTTACCATGTTCCTACAGGTACGAAATCTAGGCTAtccaagaaaacaaatttgtGACCATCAAATTAGAAGAAGGCTGGCCTAAGGTAAATTAACAAGTGGGATTCAGAAAGTGGTGGATCCAGCCTGCTTGCTGCATTTCCATCTACAGTTCACCTCCTGGACAGCCAACCCTAAATGGTGCAAAAATCGAAGGATCCTTGTAATCAATGAGACAATGAGAGTCAACACCTTGAAAATGTGGAAGGCAGAAATCTGTATATTTTTGCTTGAATCCTGCATAAGGAGTTAAATAGACTAAAGTGGGAATAGACTACATAATTTCAATGCAATAGGTCAACAACAGAGAGGTGAAACAAAATTTTTAGTACCTTCTTAATACCAGCAAATAGATATTTAAATAACCCCAACTCCTAATATTTAATTTTCAACACATTTTCAAAATGACATGATTACTGTGTGGCTGGAAAATTTACAGAATCTAGATAAtaaatttaaagaagaaaaaaaatgaaacaactgATGCAAAACCTGGTTGCATGAATCAAAATTCATTCACACCAAGTCCACATGGACTGTGTGGGCCACAcaatcaattttctttattttcaaagCAGGTCCCTCATTGAGGAGCTAGGCTTTATGTTCTAAGATATTCAACAGAATATATGGTACAGTACAAGTATTTAGAATAGGCACACAGAGTTACCAGAATACAGAAAAATGGGCCAATGATGCAGGGTTATAAATGCAAACAAACATTTAATTTCCCCCTCAAAAATAGGTTTTTCTTTTCAACCCATCTCATGCAAATACGACACATTACATATTGAAACTTTTCCACATACTCGGCCACATTATGGTCTCTGTATTGGTACAAATACacattaaaattttgatttattgaggCCACCTCCCATGTGAAAGAGGGTAGTAGGGGACGATAAATGCAATCATCGTGCAAATTTTGACAGGATTATATGTCAGAACATCCATCAGAATGCAGGGGCTATGTGAACCCACACCAAAGCATTAATGGCTgggatatttaaaaaaattgagcaaaaaaaaaaattaagagaaagtAAAGAGCTCGAAAcagaaaagaatagaagaaaggtttcaaaTAGCTGTTTGTATGACGAGAAATATAAACAAAGTAGCAGCACCATGAAGGAGAAACTATTATAGAAGCTGATGAAACTGAAACATATTTTATGCCCAAAAGGTATTACACTATGTGAACTAATTGATGTGACATCATAAAACGAATTATTCAGCCTAACAGAAAATTTGGTAGTCCTACACAGTTCTAAAAAGATTTACAAACATAGAAATCATATATTTCTCTGCTATGATTTGCACATCTATATCAGAGAAAAAAGCAGCTGAAATTCCAAAAGAATTTTGACAAAAGTGATAATAGGGAAATAGAAGATCAAACTGAAATTTAGGGCTTATATAGGGATGGCAATGGAACGGTGGTGCCCTGTCATGCTCATTGGGTATAGTATTCAAAACCCCTAGGTACCCTCCCAGTCAACTTCTAAAATTGCTGAGGGCCATTCATGTTTCAGCAGCAGGTTAGGGTAGAGAATGTTGAACCCACCACCATCCCACACCACAGCAATCTCTGGGTAGATGCATCACCAGCATACATTNNNNNNNNNNNNNNNNNNNNaaaaaaaaaaaaaaaaaaagcaatcatATGATTACTTCAAGATGAGATTCTTGAGCAGTAAAAAATATTACCAGGAAAACTTCAAGATGAGATTCTTTGCTGAATtccttcacattttttttttgctaacgatgggtatccaggccttcggcctgactagtcccgcgggcccatactgaccctacaaccgcatggaccgggtcataccggggttgaatgagaaccattcaactttcactgaaagcagtgaagagcactaaacacccccatgtgagtggcccaaggtgtgcctagtgggagtcgaacttaggacgtcctgAATTCCTTTACATATACGGATATACCATATCGGTTCTTTACTAAGAATTAAGAAAGGACTTCACACAAGACACaacttggggggggggggaactaaTCAGAAACTTAAACATCTTACTTTGCAAGGGTCGGAAATTTGATGCACTCCCTCAACATGTTTCCACAATTCAAGGCAATCTCCTTGTTATCATAGCTGTTAGGGAAAGACTCCAATGAGTTCCATACATCATGTTATGAACACAACATATGATagtaataaatatatatatcagaatggataacagaagaaaaaaaataatttttatgcATTAATAGATTTGTATAGAATCTTAGACAACATAACTGCTCATGGCAGCCATAATGAAGTTTCGCATTTCCAATGCAAAATTACGTCATGTAATGATTATGACACATTATAATTAATAAACGGGGGCCTATTATTATCACAAAGGTTTGTTACTTTTCCAAATGTCGCAAGCCATCTATTCTTCCAAGTGGACAGATGATATGTCTACTCTAACCATTAGATAGGGAGGACATAGTCTAGATTAACCGCATGCCATTATGCCAAATTTCAGAGTGCAATTTAATCAAATAACCCATTTTGTATTGGCACACATCCCGTGTATGTTCGTGCATGTGTACCAGTACTCTATACATTACTATGCACTCTACCAACTCTGAGTGAGAACAAATGgtctaaattaaaaaataaataaataaattttaaaaaatcataaaaatggaTGGCTCAGATTTATCTTGTGATTTTTGAAACATCACCTTCCATTATTACATAGATAACTACCCTAAGTAAAATCATGAAATGATTATAACATATGATAGTAATAATAAGCATTTTCTTCCCCGTCACTATGCCTGGTGAAGTATAGTGCTTCGCTATTTGCCACATAGGAGTACATGGGTTAGTTCATGTGATAGAGGATCAGGTAAGCATCTCTTTTTGTACAGGGGACAAATGGTACAATTTCATCTTAAAATGAGTATAGGAAGTAGCTAAAATTACAAATatgtcattttgtattttatattcatctcttttttatatggcattttggtaattttgcTAAAACTTTGAATTAGGGCTTGAGCAATTTCCTAGCTtactttggactaaaattttTCCATTGAAATGTATGTGGGGTCCTATATCACATGGACTAATTCACTAGGCATACTGGCGGCTAGATACCTTCACTCCCAAAGGCACTTGTCTTACAAATCCTACAAACAGGGAAGAGCACATTCACATTTGACGGAAAACAATTATGATTTTATGCATCTTAAGTTCCTATATACGTCTTACCGAAAACAGTTTCTAGATGATAAAGCCATAGAGTAGCATTTAGAATAGATAGAAACTAATTCATTCCATGATTATACATCTTTAAGTACATTGTCCACATGAACCATTGACATCTCTTTGATGAATTCACTTATTCACCCCATTACTTAACCTGCAATTGATCACCATGACTCAGCCAATAAAAGACCACAGTCCCTTGACCTTTATGCACCAATGAATGTGAATGCTTCCTCACATTAAGACAGCATATCAAAACTCTAAAATGCATGGTAATGTAGTATcaaaagaaataacagaaataaacaaatcaaataaaaatgagGGAAAATGGTAATGTTGCAAGTCATAGAACCATACCACACGACAAGGAAGTCAAGCAGTTCCAGATGATTCTCAATGTAGTCCACACAACAGTAAGTAGAGCCGACCATTTGCCTCAACAATATAGACCAACAGTGCACTAAATCTTTTCTTGCCTGCAGCATCGGTATTTGGAATCACTTCCAATCAAGTGTATCAATTCAATATGTGCAAGTCTACGGAAAATAGCATGACTTACTTCCCATCCCAAAATAGGAAGCTTGTGAACAAAAAGGCCAATAACATCATCTTTGCAGATTTCAAGGGTAAACTGTGCAATATTATTGGCATTTGGTTCAATTTCTCCATCTCCAGAGAGCATTTGTCTCATTGCAACAAAATTCTTTTCAACTTCTTCTAAAGCCTGCGAGGGAAGACAGAATAAATGTCATTATGAAAAGAgtcca
This Macadamia integrifolia cultivar HAES 741 chromosome 10, SCU_Mint_v3, whole genome shotgun sequence DNA region includes the following protein-coding sequences:
- the LOC122092473 gene encoding calcium-binding protein 39-like, giving the protein MSFSFFKQRPKPVPELVRAIRDSLLALDNKTVVEVKALAKALEEVEKNFVAMRQMLSGDGEIEPNANNIAQFTLEICKDDVIGLFVHKLPILGWEARKDLVHCWSILLRQMVGSTYCCVDYIENHLELLDFLVVCYDNKEIALNCGNMLRECIKFPTLAK